The proteins below come from a single Eremothecium sinecaudum strain ATCC 58844 chromosome II, complete sequence genomic window:
- the CCH1 gene encoding calcium channel protein CCH1 (Syntenic homolog of Ashbya gossypii ACL143C; Syntenic homolog of Saccharomyces cerevisiae YGR217W (CCH1)) → MKGESRRSSQDNTWDDSNDHLLPTNKSEENVKSATNSFISVDTSLREVRSHFNISPKPTLKVKTSNLEVPIANSNQRINSPLRGHTTGWEGRGDQSPRLTVSLKSYEVGNAQCSIDAQRSAKVISIIEDDEVDDFLGLQGEFINALEERHNSSWLPKLNSVKSKTDEESRKLTRPRPVDVSLSEINSNGKNASESQFENIELMVMSNSKANESMSSYRAESNASSSRDVKNDGGEDKMETVLVENSNENLGEQPPLVLYGKSLGVFSPSSRLRLRLAKMVMDCKFNLSLKVLLLAYTLLVSYRQFNSQTYQNLESYSNCTDLLIAFCNLLFTFEVIFKTIAFGFWDDSQLFAAHNREYKTVFQHLGLFQLSDYLQRKLNNDVLVRFFPKFATLYYEHASKQKMRTSKMFDNSAKSGFLIPRAFARNSWNRLNLVSTVAFWISFVLSLYDDDIHKSIPIFKTLAVFRVLRLADTDSGFSSVLKGIKYGLPQLGNVACMLLYFWVMFAILGVQSFQGSFRRRCVWTNPSDPTDTYRFEEQFCGGHIDPLTNKPAPYLYEDGTSADYYKGFICPRNSVCISGKNPHNGRISFDNLFDSMELITVIMSANTFTDLMYNIIDAENLVSSLFVLFSTFFLTIWMMNLLIAVLFSSFEIANEMKYRKEPNSRSMQNIAFRKLMQLFSAIKHKAQESIMPNWARNLNSFYAVIEWIFVLAIFVDLAVKSSVSVTTSHDAMEEVHLVELVVSCMLFFETIVRLAIYCTTPCKFLEKMNYVYDLIVAVISITISQPGVREGLRDSYYWLGFFQISRFYRVVLAFSITRNLWKRVLKNALMILNLSAFYFFLVFLVSLIVSTYFEGTVPTEMQDSDPFAMYSLPNTFLSLFIIGSTENWTDILYLLQAESPSLSFAFFGTCLLISWFFLANSMVLNIFIAVISQSLGVAEGDKRRLQIKHYLKHVYPERIQQFTNASLISRIKKKLFAERNDQDTRDFRQFIFRGTAILTIARNYEGLFEVNRPRGTYVGNFFKKNLPKLLNIKVVQHIKNNPFYRKPKAVFTEIKDHSEPNKRYSLELMEWEEEKLQFLRDHSTFNNSYFIFPHNNAIRKFCQTIVPPSYGKRTDGRVFFEDTTDRYRGNKYFFHIKRDTFVTITFIGTILMVLYSCYVTPIYRRDHEFHKLHWLSICEYSFVALFTLEFLIKTIADGFIYAPNAYILNPWNCIDLIVLVSMWIHCIYWINNSNSSSRVFKGLDALRALRFLTISSTARLTFKQVIFDGIMKIFGAALIALSLLYPFTVWGLWLFRGKLAVCNDGDQAREFCINEFSSTVGKWDVLMPRVYHNPILHFDNFASAFRSLYEIVSLEGWVDLLSDLVNSTGIGTPAESFASPWNAIFIVLFNFSSMVFILTLFISFIISNHARTTGSAFLTTEEKSWLEVKKLLSRIKPDATPKFESMGRFRRFCYRVAVEKEYFWYTVVLQFFFFIHILTLLLRRYRTPYDELETSTWIFMATTSVFLIHEFLFVTGKTFKLVVRDPGRLGRVLIVFFAFSFNVIQIILRIPIRGFTNVHSIFQLMIFLFIIPQNDILSELINTAVSSLPAILSLTYTWSILFLVYAIAMNQIFGLTRLNENTTGTLNFRTVSKSFIVLFRCSFGEGWNYIMHDLTVTKPYCATDNQGNYSDCGSKAYAYCLMMSWNILSMYIFLNMFISLIIENFSYVFHRGDKKAVARREEVRKFKRAWNKYDKDGTGEIEFAHLPALMYQFDGALSFKIWEGRLSVNNLVSNYIRKNPFDPYDVEVDLEGLNKELDTMDVVQTRQRILNYRRFIHEAQSTNRPYGRIKFSNLIKQIPLYTEYNPRECLGIDEYVKWLYTLNKVDKFLENEHNVDVLEMIVTRWKYLVHKRRKRQSVESFSETIDKNIASDINPPHTLSPFEFPDAEFTEVQNFVWPPEEFSESSSEQGDDDSSHR, encoded by the coding sequence ATGAAAGGTGAATCAAGGAGGTCATCTCAAGATAACACTTGGGATGATTCCAACGATCATTTATTACCTACTAATAAGTCTGAAGAAAATGTAAAGAGCGCTACTAATTCATTTATCAGCGTTGATACAAGTTTGCGAGAAGTGAGAAGTCATTTTAATATATCACCAAAGCCTACATTAAAGGTAAAGACGTCAAATCTGGAGGTACCAATCGCTAACAGTAACCAAAGAATAAATAGCCCACTTAGGGGGCATACCACTGGTTGGGAAGGTAGGGGAGATCAAAGTCCGCGGTTGACGGTATCTTTAAAAAGTTATGAAGTGGGAAATGCACAATGCAGTATAGATGCGCAGAGGTCTGCGAAGGTTATTTCGATtattgaagatgatgaagtGGACGATTTCCTAGGGCTACAAGGAGAGTTCATCAATGCACTTGAGGAGCGACATAATAGTTCCTGGCTTCCAAAGTTGAACTCTGTTAAGAGTAAGACGGATGAGGAATCCAGGAAGCTCACTAGGCCGCGTCCTGTAGATGTTTCATTATCAGAGATCAATTCTAATGGCAAAAATGCGAGTGAATCGCAATTTGAGAATATAGAACTCATGGTCATGTCAAACTCAAAGGCGAATGAGTCGATGAGTTCTTATAGGGCGGAATCTAACGCATCTTCTAGTAGAGATGTCAAGAACGATGGTGGAGAGGACAAAATGGAAACTGTTCTTGTGGAGAATAGCAATGAAAATTTGGGTGAGCAGCCACCGCTTGTTTTATATGGGAAATCTTTGGGGGTCTTTTCGCCGTCGAGTAGGCTGAGGCTAAGGCTAGCAAAAATGGTTATGGATTGTAAATTTAATTTATCACTCAAGGTACTTCTTCTAGCCTATACTTTGTTGGTCTCCTATAGACAGTTTAATAGCCAGACCTATCAGAACTTGGAAAGCTACTCTAACTGTACCGATCTTCTTATCGCTTTCTGCAACCTTCTTTTCACCTTCGAAGTGATTTTTAAAACAATTGCATTTGGATTCTGGGATGATTCACAACTTTTTGCTGCGCACAATAGGGAATATAAAACTGTGTTTCAACATCTTGGGTTGTTCCAGCTTTCTGATTACCTTCAGAGGAAACTGAATAATGATGTATTGGTAAGATTCTTTCCAAAATTTGCTACACTTTACTATGAACATGCTAGTAAGCAAAAGATGAGAACATCAAAGATGTTTGATAATTCGGCAAAAAGTGGGTTCTTAATTCCAAGAGCATTTGCAAGAAATAGTTGGAATAGGTTGAATTTAGTATCAACAGTCGCTTTTTGGATCAGTTTTGTCCTATCTCTCTATGACGATGACATTCACAAGAGCATTCCTATCTTTAAGACGCTTGCCGTTTTCAGAGTTCTTAGATTAGCCGACACAGATTCAGGGTTTTCCTCTGTTTTAAAGGGTATAAAGTATGGGTTACCCCAGTTAGGCAATGTCGCTTGCATGCTACTGTATTTTTGGGTTATGTTTGCTATATTAGGTGTACAAAGTTTCCAGGGATCTTTCCGTAGAAGATGTGTCTGGACGAATCCTAGTGATCCTACAGATACTTATCGCTTCGAGGAGCAATTCTGCGGCGGCCATATTGACCCACTAACGAACAAGCCGGCGCCTTACTTGTATGAGGATGGCACATCGGCAGACTACTATAAGGGATTTATATGTCCAAGGAATTCTGTTTGCATATCAGGTAAAAATCCTCATAATGGTAGAATTAGCTTTGATAACCTTTTTGATTCTATGGAATTGATTACTGTTATTATGAGTGCTAATACTTTCACTGATTTGATGTACAATATCATTGACGCTGAAAACCTTGTTTCATCTCTTTTCGTCCTATTTTCTACTTTCTTCCTGACAATATGGATGATGAACTTGTTAATTGCAGTCCttttctcttcttttgaGATTGCTAATGAAATGAAATATCGTAAAGAACCCAATTCTCGATCAATGCAAAATATTGCGTTTAGAAAACTAATGCAACTTTTCAGCGCTATTAAGCACAAAGCACAAGAATCTATAATGCCAAACTGGGCTCGAAACCTCAATAGTTTCTACGCTGTAATCGAGTGGATATTTGTTTTGGCGATTTTTGTCGATTTGGCAGTGAAGTCATCAGTCTCTGTGACAACAAGTCATGATGCAATGGAAGAAGTACATCTGGTCGAATTGGTTGTTAGTTGTATGCTATTTTTCGAGACGATTGTTAGGCTTGCTATCTATTGTACGACGCCGTGCAAGTTCCTAGAGAAAATGAATTACGTTTATGATTTAATAGTTGCAGTTATTTCCATCACTATATCACAACCAGGAGTTCGCGAAGGACTTAGGGATTCCTACTATTGGTTGGGCTTCTTCCAAATATCAAGATTTTACAGAGTTGTGCTCGCTTTCAGTATAACTCGAAACTTATGGAAAAGAGTATTAAAAAATGCTTTAATGATTCTGAACTTATCAGCATTCTACTTCTTCTTGGTATTCCTTGTGTCGCTAATTGTATCAACATATTTTGAAGGAACTGTTCCAACTGAAATGCAAGATTCAGATCCGTTTGCAATGTACTCTTTACCGAATACATTTTTATCCTTATTCATCATTGGTTCCACCGAAAACTGGACTGATATCCTATATCTCCTACAAGCTGAATCTCCTAGTTTATCATTTGCCTTCTTTGGGACATGTTTACTCATTAGTTGGTTCTTTTTGGCTAACTCTATGGTTTTGAACATTTTCATTGCTGTGATATCGCAAAGTTTAGGTGTTGCAGAAGGTGATAAGCGTAGATTGCAAATAAAACACTATTTGAAACATGTTTATCCAGAGAGGATCCAGCAATTTACAAACGCCTCGTTAATTTCACGTATTAAAAAGAAGCTGTTCGCTGAGAGGAACGATCAAGATACAAGGGATTTTCGTCAGTTTATCTTTCGTGGAACTGCTATATTGACAATTGCTCGCAACTATGAAGGACTTTTTGAGGTCAATAGACCTAGAGGAACTTACGTTGGtaacttcttcaagaaAAACCTACCGAAGTTATTGAACATCAAAGTTGTTCAACATATAAAAAACAATCCTTTTTACAGAAAGCCAAAGGCGGTGTTTACTGAAATCAAAGATCATTCCGAACCAAATAAAAGGTATTCCCTCGAATTAATGGAATGGGAAGAGGAAAAGTTACAGTTCTTAAGAGACCATTCAACGTTTAATAACTCATATTTCATATTTCCGCATAATAACGCCATACGGAAATTCTGTCAAACAATTGTGCCACCTAGTTATGGTAAACGTACAGATGGCAGGGTATTTTTTGAGGATACGACCGACAGATATCGAGGCAACAAGTATTTCTTCCATATAAAAAGAGATACATTTGTCACTATCACATTTATTGGGACTATATTAATGGTGTTATATTCCTGTTATGTGACCCCAATATACAGACGAGACCATGAATTTCACAAATTGCACTGGTTAAGCATTTGTGAATATAGTTTTGTTGCGCTTTTTACACTCGAGTTCTTAATAAAAACTATTGCAGATGGATTTATTTATGCTCCAAATGCATATATACTAAATCCCTGGAATTGTATCGATTTGATTGTGTTAGTATCCATGTGGATTCACTGCATTTACTGGATAAATAACAGTAATAGCAGCTCTAGGGTTTTTAAAGGTTTAGACGCCCTGAGAGCACTCCGTTTTTTGACTATTAGTAGCACAGCTAGGTTAACCTTCAAGCAAGTTATTTTTGATGGTATtatgaaaatttttggGGCTGCTTTAATTGCGCTAAGTCTTCTCTACCCGTTTACTGTGTGGGGGTTGTGGCTCTTTCGGGGTAAGTTAGCAGTTTGCAATGATGGAGATCAAGCCAGAGAGTTTTGTATTAATGAGTTTAGCTCTACTGTTGGAAAATGGGATGTATTGATGCCTAGAGTTTATCATAACCCAATTTTACATTTTGATAATTTCGCTAGTGCGTTTAGAAGTCTTTATGAAATTGTTTCCTTAGAGGGCTGGGTAGATTTGCTATCTGATTTAGTGAATTCTACTGGGATTGGAACTCCTGCTGAGTCTTTTGCATCGCCATGGAATGCAATTTTCATTGTCCTATTCAACTTTTCAAGCATGGTTTTCATTTTAACGTTATTTATTTCCTTCATTATTAGCAACCATGCAAGGACTACTGGTAGCGCATTTTTAACCACTGAAGAAAAGTCTTGGTTGGAGGTGAAGAAGTTATTATCTCGTATTAAGCCTGACGCGACTCCAAAATTTGAGTCAATGGGTAGATTTAGAAGATTCTGTTACAGAGTTGCTGTAGAGAAAGAATACTTCTGGTACACCGTTGTTCtccaattttttttctttataCACATTTTAACGTTGTTATTGAGGAGATACCGTACACCGTATGATGAGTTAGAAACTTCCACATGGATATTTATGGCGACGACCTCAGTGTTTCTGATTCATGAGTTTTTATTTGTAACTGGCAAGACCTTTAAGTTGGTAGTACGGGACCCTGGAAGACTGGGCAGAGTCTTGATTGTTTTCTTTGCCTTTTCCTTCAATGTTATTCAAATCATACTAAGAATTCCAATTCGAGGTTTTACCAATGTCCACTCGATATTTCAGTTAATGATATTTCTATTTATTATACCACAAAACGACATTCTAAGTGAATTAATCAATACTGCCGTTTCCAGTTTACCAGCAATTTTATCGTTAACTTACACTTGGAGTATTTTATTCCTTGTTTATGCAATTGCCATGAACCAGATTTTTGGATTAACCCGGTTAAATGAGAACACGACAGGGACTTTGAACTTTAGAACAGTCTCAAAAAGTTTTATCGTCCTATTCAGGTGTAGTTTCGGTGAGGGCTGGAACTATATAATGCATGACTTGACCGTTACCAAACCATACTGTGCAACCGACAACCAAGGAAACTATAGTGACTGTGGATCTAAAGCTTATGCATACTGTTTAATGATGTCTTGGAATATCTTGTCGATGTACATATTTTTGAATATGTTTATCTCTTTGATTATTGAAAACTTCAGTTACGTTTTCCATAGAGGTGACAAAAAGGCTGTCGCGagaagagaagaagttaGAAAGTTTAAAAGGGCATGGAATAAATATGATAAAGATGGCACAGGAGAAATTGAGTTTGCTCACCTGCCTGCATTGATGTACCAGTTTGATGGTGCTCTTTCGTTTAAGATTTGGGAGGGTAGACTCTCCGTTAATAACCTGGTTTCAAATTATATCCGAAAAAATCCTTTTGATCCGTATGATGTCGAAGTTGATTTAGAAGGTCTGAATAAAGAACTTGACACAATGGATGTTGTGCAAACTCGCCAGAGGATACTGAACTATAGGCGCTTCATACACGAAGCTCAAAGCACGAACAGGCCTTACGGTCGGATAAAGTTCTCCAATTTAATCAAACAGATACCCTTATACACCGAGTACAATCCCCGGGAATGTTTGGGTATTGATGAATACGTTAAGTGGCTCTACACTTTAAATAAGGTCGATAAGTTTTTGGAGAATGAACATAATGTCGACGTTCTTGAAATGATAGTCACAAGGTGGAAATACTTGGTCCATAAACGCAGGAAACGACAATCTGTTGAGAGCTTCTCTGAAACTATTGATAAAAACATAGCATCGGATATTAACCCACCCCATACATTGAGTCCATTCGAATTTCCAGACGCTGAATTCACTGAAGTGCAGAATTTCGTATGGCCGCCGGAAGAATTTAGTGAGAGCTCTTCAGAGCAAGGCGATGATGATAGTTCCCATAGATAA
- the GPI1 gene encoding phosphatidylinositol N-acetylglucosaminyltransferase (Syntenic homolog of Ashbya gossypii ACL142W; Syntenic homolog of Saccharomyces cerevisiae YGR216C (GPI1)): MVYVYWPKYLLRKADPGERLVVIAHKSEHTDFVVLSLVKEGHYTRNVQKPYVRIGIQDKACGFTYELGKDKNTEVKIIEFTPPKLTLMQFFSLEPISLILPEKMATDPFDGDPKACNFAKLEQYKEVRSKDTLRVTLNVINMYYRHLEAFNQRYVQYAENRVDLTKYWMNTKKWTRKALLYKFACQVILYVVMAVRLTAGNLSALLNWSKLSLISFSVTMQQVDLRAQQLCYIPVQYMRINGSEILRTATPRLNDGEISRNERASPSRHQRRRSSVSFQTLPCEFYPDYIRLYNTLWLIANDISLGMTFGALLLEKREAIAISLHTFLRTVLYVQPMRITKFLDENPFGIKLNGELSKFLSELFIWIMEFIYLLFIEPLTVTTTLDKIVTIIAHCATLFGVTFALALTVDIILLLSLHISLFYVISAKLYRWQITLMKTLFYLFCGKKINVLRNRIDNYTFQLDQMLMGTLLFIVLIFLFPTVLAFYLTYTLMKSAIVVIATLLVSTMALLNHFPLFALLLRIKDPKRLPGGISIAVKGSNYSLENNPLQISMMFKPYSELMASLADNFMFVKLFHQIIVGLPIMVHRINLYEMLYSSLPTKPINARILWKELRKLMT, translated from the coding sequence ATGGTGTATGTTTACTGGCCAAAGTATTTGCTTCGGAAGGCAGATCCTGGTGAAAGGTTAGTTGTAATAGCTCATAAGAGTGAGCATACTGACTTCGTTGTGTTGTCATTGGTAAAAGAGGGCCACTATACGAGGAATGTTCAAAAACCATATGTTAGAATTGGTATTCAGGATAAAGCGTGTGGATTTACGTATGAATTAGGGAAGGATAAGAATACTGAGGTAAAGATCATAGAGTTTACCCCACCTAAGTTAACACTAATGCAGTTCTTTTCGCTTGAGCCAATATCTTTAATCCTTCCTGAGAAAATGGCCACTGATCCGTTTGATGGGGACCCTAAGGCTTGTAACTTTGCTAAGTTAGAGCAGTATAAGGAGGTGAGATCGAAGGATACCTTAAGAGTGACCCTTAATGTGATTAACATGTATTATCGGCATTTGGAGGCATTCAATCAACGTTACGTGCAATACGCTGAAAATAGGGTCGACTTAACGAAGTACTGGATGAATACCAAGAAATGGACTAGAAAAGCGTTGCTGTATAAATTTGCATGCCAAGTTATTTTATATGTGGTTATGGCTGTCCGACTGACTGCTGGGAATTTGTCTGCACTGTTAAATTGGAGCAAGCTATCTTTAATATCATTTTCTGTCACAATGCAGCAGGTGGATTTACGTGCACAACAGTTGTGTTATATTCCGGTACAATACATGCGTATAAATGGCAGTGAGATACTTCGTACAGCTACCCCTCGTTTAAACGACGGTGAGATTTCACGAAACGAGCGGGCATCACCTTCACGACACCAACGCCGGCGTAGCAGTGTCTCATTCCAAACCCTTCCTTGTGAGTTTTATCCTGATTATATTCGACTGTATAACACCTTGTGGCTTATAGCGAACGACATTTCATTAGGTATGACGTTTGGTGCCTTACTACTTGAGAAGAGAGAGGCCATCGCCATCAGCTTACATACATTTCTCAGAACGGTATTATATGTGCAACCGATGAGAATTACGAAGTTTCTTGATGAAAACCCATTTGGTATAAAACTTAACGGAGAATTGTCGAAGTTCTTAAGTGAACTATTTATATGGATTATGGAGTTTATATATCTCTTATTCATCGAGCCTTTAACTGTCACTACTACATTGGACAAGATAGTGACAATCATAGCACATTGTGCGACGCTCTTCGGCGTCACATTTGCCCTTGCATTAACGGTTGATATAATACTGTTGTTATCTCTGCATATATCATTGTTTTATGTCATCAGCGCCAAGTTATACCGATGGCAGATTACTCTTATGAAGACACTCTTTTATTTATTCTGTGGGAAAAAGATTAACGTTTTGAGAAACCGTATAGACAATTACACATTTCAATTGGACCAGATGTTGATGGGAACGCTTCTTTTCATTGTGTTAATATTCCTATTCCCAACCGTGCTAGCATTTTATCTCACCTATACGTTAATGAAGAGTGCGATAGTTGTCATCGCGACATTATTGGTTTCGACCATGGCACTATTAAACCACTTCCCTCTCTTTGCCCTCCTCTTGAGGATCAAAGATCCCAAACGACTCCCAGGGGGAATTTCGATTGCAGTAAAGGGATCGAACTATTCTTTAGAGAACAATCCATTACAGATATCGATGATGTTCAAGCCGTACTCAGAATTGATGGCTAGCTTGGCAGACAACTTCATGTTTGTGAAGCTATTTCATCAGATAATTGTTGGTCTGCCAATAATGGTTCACAGAATCAACCTCTATGAAATGTTATACTCTTCACTTCCTACCAAGCCCATAAATGCCCGCATCTTATGGAAAGAATTGCGAAAATTAATGACCTAA
- the RSM27 gene encoding mitochondrial 37S ribosomal protein mS33 (Syntenic homolog of Ashbya gossypii ACL141C; Syntenic homolog of Saccharomyces cerevisiae YGR215W (RSM27)), which produces MSVPKERLLKVAKLSAQIFDENFNPTGIRTGASILSKRLKGPAIVDYYGNTEFIKLKQLNQLFPGVKFTDEAEDYRVQMVEQRKRRGKGAPTKKNAPNDKKKKR; this is translated from the coding sequence ATGTCGGTACCCAAGGAGAGGCTGCTGAAGGTGGCTAAACTCTCAGCTCAGatttttgatgaaaattTTAACCCAACCGGCATTAGAACAGGAGCTAGTATCTTGTCGAAAAGATTGAAAGGTCCAGCTATCGTAGATTACTACGGTAACACAGAATTTATAAAGCTAAAACAGCTTAACCAATTGTTCCCAGGTGTGAAATTTACTGATGAAGCAGAGGACTACAGAGTACAAATGGTTGAACAACGGAAACGTAGAGGTAAGGGTGCCCCAACTAAGAAGAACGCGCCCAATGataagaagaagaaacGGTAA
- the RPS0A gene encoding 40S ribosomal protein uS2 (Syntenic homolog of Ashbya gossypii ACL140C; Syntenic homolog of Saccharomyces cerevisiae YGR214W (RPS0A) and YLR048W (RPS0B); 1-intron in Ashbya gossypii) yields MSFQGTFDLLPEDAQLLLAANVHLGSKNVQVHQEPYNYKTRPDGVNVINIGKTWEKIVLAAKIIAAIPNPEDVVAISSRTYGQRAVLKFSAHTGATAIAGRFTPGSFTNYVTRSFKEPRLIIVTDPRSDAQAIKESSYVNIPVIALTDLESPSEYVDVAIPCNNRGKHSIGLIWYLLAREVLRLRGALVDRNQQWSVMPDLYFYRDPEEIEQQAAEEAATVDGEEEVKEDVTTEEKTEAADWAEGQSEEVASW; encoded by the exons ATGTCTTTCCAAGGTACTTTTGACTTGCTTCCAGAAGACGCCCAATTGTTGTTGGCCGCTAACGTCCACTTGGGTTCCAAGAACGTTCAA GTGCACCAAGAACCATACAACTACAAGACTAGACCAGATGGTGTCAACGTCATCAACATCGGTAAGACCTGGGAAAAGATTGTTTTGGCTGCTAAGATTATTGCTGCCATTCCAAACCCAGAAGATGTTGTTGCAATCTCTTCCAGAACTTACGGTCAAAGAGCCGTTTTGAAGTTCTCTGCTCACACTGGTGCTACTGCCATTGCTGGTAGATTCACCCCAGGTTCTTTCACCAACTATGTTACCAGATCTTTCAAGGAACCAAGATTGATCATTGTTACCGACCCAAGATCCGATGCTCAAGCTATCAAGGAGTCTTCTTATGTTAACATCCCAGTTATTGCTTTGACAGACTTGGAGTCTCCATCAGAGTACGTTGATGTCGCTATTCCATGTAACAACAGAGGTAAGCACTCTATCGGTTTGATCTGGTACTTGTTGGCTAGAGAAGTCTTGAGATTAAGAGGTGCTTTGGTTGACAGAAATCAACAATGGTCCGTCATGCCAGATTTGTACTTTTACAGAGACCCAGAAGAGATCGAGCAACAAGCTGCTGAGGAGGCTGCTACTGTTGACGGTGAGGAAGAGGTCAAGGAAGACGTTACCACTGAGGAAAAAACTGAAGCTGCTGACTGGGCTGAGGGTCAATCCGAAGAAGTCGCCTCCTGGTAA
- the SLI1 gene encoding N-acetyltransferase (Syntenic homolog of Ashbya gossypii ACL138C; Syntenic homolog of Saccharomyces cerevisiae YGR212W (SLI1)) — protein MRSLNPFEELYYHKRGCNLHSCFVVGVTLNKPVERSTVQQVLIEVIKKNPILYQNIFKSESDNRLVVKAVTGKIQLNDVYEVIDATSLDEATANWIFKSIRFSYHSQTFLWKILALNGGQQLLYCFDHSLLDGMSTVIFWTDFMSVLNSVSSLQDLRLQDAVVYNGDGNVVLPAHPYDVWPSSWRYKLVRAVLPFYNTYLKPYVPEAWTRVDMFNFSDYSFPKGLFDDANNKRSDSKRISYRIEPDKLQSLSKQCREHGVSVTSWLAAKIMEAILKVERNHTTGSKISISIPINSRTQIAEKMPNYPKEALRMGLFLTCAVLSYNIGSKETEIWALASIFQKQLREARYSESGVYTCKVLELLDVEEYVGSYKKQRYPSSTFEVTNLGLQDFKTTERDLYYVVDAVFIQPQGLSNILNVAVVSTPIGGLHASICIPRDIAEVVTIEEY, from the coding sequence ATGCGTTCATTAAACCCTTTCGAGGAGTTATATTATCATAAACGTGGATGCAATCTACATTCATGTTTTGTAGTAGGGGTGACCCTTAATAAGCCCGTTGAAAGATCTACAGTGCAGCAGGTGCTAATAGAAGTTATTAAGAAGAATCCTATTCTATATCAAAATATATTCAAATCAGAAAGCGATAATAGATTGGTGGTAAAGGCTGTAACAGGGAAGATACAACTTAATGATGTTTACGAGGTAATTGATGCTACTTCACTTGATGAGGCTACTGCCAATTGGATTTTTAAGAGCATTAGGTTTTCATATCATTCGCAAACATTTCTTTGGAAAATATTAGCACTTAATGGGGGGCAGCAGTTGCTTTATTGCTTTGACCACTCCCTGCTTGATGGTATGAGCACCGTGATCTTTTGGACGGATTTTATGTCTGTATTGAATTCCGTTAGCTCATTGCAAGATCTACGTTTGCAGGATGCAGTAGTTTACAACGGTGATGGCAATGTCGTGCTTCCAGCGCATCCGTATGATGTTTGGCCTTCTTCATGGAGGTACAAGTTAGTGAGGGCGGTATTGCCCTTTTACAACACTTACTTGAAACCATATGTGCCGGAGGCTTGGACTCGTGTTGATATGTTCAATTTTAGTGATTACAGCTTCCCAAAAGGATTGTTCGATGATGCCAATAACAAGAGAAGTGACAGTAAACGCATCAGCTACAGAATTGAGCCCGATAAATTACAATCTTTATCCAAACAATGTAGGGAACATGGAGTCTCCGTCACTTCATGGCTTGCTGCGAAAATAATGGAGGCCATCCTGAAAGTGGAACGCAACCATACCACTGGCTCGAAGATCTCTATATCTATTCCTATTAATAGTAGGACTCAAATTGCTGAAAAAATGCCAAACTACCCTAAAGAAGCGCTCCGGATGGGCCTTTTCCTCACATGTGCGGTTTTAAGCTATAATATTGGGAGTAAAGAAACAGAAATATGGGCCTTAGCTTCTATATTTCAAAAACAGTTAAGAGAAGCTCGATATAGTGAATCCGGTGTGTATACATGTAAGGTCCTAGAGCTTCTAGATGTTGAAGAATACGTTGGTAGCTACAAAAAACAGCGGTATCCTTCTTCTACATTTGAAGTAACGAATTTAGGCTTGCAGGACTTTAAGACGACAGAAAGAGATCTATACTATGTGGTAGATGCGGTTTTCATTCAGCCACAGGGCCTATCAAATATTTTGAACGTCGCAGTGGTATCAACACCCATTGGCGGACTTCATGCTTCCATCTGCATTCCTAGGGATATTGCCGAAGTCGTTACAATTGAAGAGTACTGA